In the genome of Aphidius gifuensis isolate YNYX2018 linkage group LG6, ASM1490517v1, whole genome shotgun sequence, the window caatgataataaaaatgatatagatatttttaagttaatattgttaaaatataatattgcgATGATGATAATGTGCCTTTTTTGCagagaaatttattaataatgtaaatgtaagtttttttttttttttttaaatttatataaattaattttttttttttttttttttttttttttgtataaaagttGTCTTGAGACTGACGACATTATTCATTGAGCAATAATTTCATTCACTttgtaattattcatttattgtttaccattgtaaatttaagaataaaatataataattttaagattgaaaaaaaaaaaaattattcacaatttaaaaaagaaaaaaattataaaattgttatgaTTACTGAGAAGAAATTTCTGATGTGGAATGTTATAagacttttttgaaaaatgctcatttattaattccatttgtttatatattaataaaaacatcatattttttgagCAAATTATATACTGATTGtttctttatttcatttaatttaattgggtGATAAATAaggtatgaaaaataatatatatatttccctTTGTCTCAATGATAATtatgtttgaaaatataaattgattaatttaattaattaattgtttttattgttttttatttttattttaatgtttagaTTAAAAAAGATGATGGATTACCACATACAATATGTATTCGATGTGTTGGTACATTGGAATTTCTTgtggatttttataaaaattgtcagGAAACTCAAAAACTTTTtcaggtaaaattaattaatataattttcaatttaagcaatatttttttataaatattatctaaatttttaggGTAAACAGAAAATTACTGATGTTGATTTAGAGACtgtagaaattgaaaaaaactctgacaaagaaaatgattcatcaacagTACcagtctttaaaaaaaaatctaaaaatgttCTTAGTGAAATATCATCTGAAAATATTACATCAAATCTTGAAGCTTATCAgcctttatttttaaattcaaaattatataaaaataacaaaccatcaaataaaaatcaagaaatatcatcaaaaaataatgaaaatgataataatatatttgaaaaaataataaaaataaaacaagaattaaataatgatgaaaattattcaacaaattcaaATGGTAAAAATGAAAAGCCAATTGATACACCTGAATctgaaaatttgaatattaaaaatgaattaaaaacaaatacatcatcatcattaacaggcattaataataaagaaaataataaaataaaaactgttgATGACAAGACAGAATTACcagttaattattatgaaaatttaaatatatcaaaggTTCGTAAAAATAGTTtgtatggaaaaatatcagattTAATAAGTAAagaagataaagaaaaaattgaagaatattACAACATAGATATGTCAgctgttgatgaaaaaaaagtattagaaagaattgaaataattgatcgtaaaaaatttatgtgtaaaatatgTGATACAATATATCCACGAATGGATAAATGTCAAGTACATATCTGGGGACATTTTGATATGAAACcatataaatgtaataaatgtaattttaatacattAACTGTTACAAATATACGTAGTCATATACGtaaatgtcatttaaaaataaaaccattcaactgtttattttgtaataaaaaatatgctacATCTGTTTTACTTGATGAACATTTAAATACTCATACTGGTGTTAAAccatttaaatgtaattattgtaattataaaagttCAAGTAGAcaagtattaaattatcacaatgaaacacataaaaaaattaaagatgtAACATGTGATATTTGTAaacgtaaattttattcaaaaggTAGATTAAGAGTACATATTTTAACacataataaagataaaaatttaatatgtaaatattgTTCACAACATTTTACAACAATTGAAGCTGTTAGCAAACATTATGATAGTGTACATTCACATGATTATACATGTTcatattgtgaaaaaaaaagtaaatctaaaaaagcacttaataatcatttaaaagtaCATTTTGATGCACAATATAAATGTCATTTATGtacaaatgtttataaaagTAGTCATATATTAAAAGAACATATATTAAAACATCAAGGAAttagaaaatacaaatgtgatgtttgtgataaatcatttgCACAACAATCACATTTAGCTGCTCATAAAGCTGTTCACAGTGATAAGaggtatgtttttttattattatcagttatCAGTTaacacaaattattaataaattatttatttttaaattttatttgtagatTTATTTGTCCAGGATGTGAAAAAGCATTCAATCGTCAGGACAACATGAAATCACATACTAAAAaatgtgaattatttttatcaaatcctgatttaaaaaatatttttaatcgttcaaaatcatcaaagttaaatattgtaaataatgatattaattattcaacattttcgtctttaaatgaaaataattttatcaatgataatcaagctattgataaaatacaaaatgaaaaattaactttttcttCTGATAAAGCTGTCATTTCTGAAAGTGTCATCAGCATCAAGGcgttttaaatatcattaaatttaatcaattaattgatcaatCAACTACctcaaatttactattttcttagtaaattatttaattttttttttttagttttaattattgtttcaatGAACCAAGGAGCTATTTCTTCCATAAGTGCCTTGAaaaatgaaggaaaatatacatttccatattttttataacaataatttataattttttttataaataatttatcaagactGATAAAAGTgtgtcatatattttttttacatatttataatgGAAAAGTTCCTatgaataattacaaaaataaaaataaaaacaaataataataataacaacgttgtttgcaaatttatttataaattgtttttcatttatttaagtGTTATAGTACGTAGTgaaatttattagttttagatgttttttaaatatcgtaaatgatgaagaaaaaaaacgaaaactGTTAGCAAAgagaaagaataaaatttaggTCATTatgattcattaaaaaacaaaactttcACTCATTTTAATAACTAACGATTCACAAGTATTTCGACTTTCTCGCTGAACAGTCAACGTTCACagttatcattttaaaaataaaatattaaaagtaatttaaaatggATTTATCACCAAAAGTTAAATTACTTGATGCTAAAAAAACAAGAGAAATGTTAAAAGTATTTAAGGGTGAACGAACTGGTTGGGTTAAAGTTGGTGATAAAGAATGGTTTTTTCCATACAAATATTTGGAGcaaggtaaaaatttttataattttaaagcaAGATCTGATGATACTTGGGTATTATCATATCCAAGATCAGGTACAACATGGACACAAGAACTTGTTTGGCttattgctaataatttaGATTTTGATACTGCTGGAAATGTATTACTTGCTGAAAGATTTCCATTTCTAGAGttggtattatttataaaaaaaaatatcaacatcaaaaatatatagataaattaacaagattattatttaaatagattCAGCATGTTCAATCATCCAGAATTAACTGacgaatttttaaaactcaatGAAAACGatgaggataaaaaaaatctcattagAAAAATTGCTGAACCTGGATATGAagtattggaaaatatttcatcaccAAGATTTATTAAATCACATTTTCCATTTAGTCTTTTGCCTGGAATTTTAAATGTTGGCTGCAAGGtaccaaaaattatttaataaaaattaaatattgtttttaatttttttttctatcaaacaGATTGTATATGTTGCAAGAAATCCAAAAGATGTTGCTGTGTCTTGGTACCATTTAAACAGAAGCATCAAGACCCAAGGTTACCAAGGaaattttgaagaattttggaattattttcaagataattTGAGTAAGACAAATTACacatgattaaaattatttgaaaattaatttttgttgttgtatttttcaGCACCTTGGAGTCCTTACTGGGAACATTTAAAAGAAGCATGGTCAAAAAGACATAATCCAAATATGTTATTTATGTTTTACGAAGAAATGCAAGATGATTTTCCATCAACAATAagaaaagtatcaaattttttgggtaaaaattatacaaatgatcaaataaataaattaacaagctatttaaatatcaataattttcgTAATAATCAAATGGTTAATTCATCTGAGCTTCGTGATTGTGGTATTATTGAACCAGATTCATTTGTTAGAAATGGAAAAAGTGGCACATGGATTAAAACATTTAGCGATGAACTTGAAAAACAAGCTGATAAatggattgaaaaaaatctttgtgatactgatttatattttcctcttttaaataataataatttataaatttcacatTAAATTTCACATTAAATTTCACATTAaacattgtatttatttacagataaaaaaaaagaaaaaattacaaataaaattatgttaaacactagaataaaaaacaaaaagtaattgttttttttttttaaattagcaaAGTTCATTTTTATCTGAAAATTTAATAGCAATTTTTAGTCTAACTGTTGTTTTAAATACTTGGCTTAATTCTTGTTCAGCTTGTATAGCAACAATTTTAACACGTGCACCATGTTTACCCATGACAATTTTAGATATTCTATCAGTTGGACATTTTACTGCTACAACAATTGACATACTACCATCTGGAAGTGTGCCAAAATGTTCAATACCAACACCAACTGAATAAGGTAACTCTTCAGGTAATGCATCCATAAATTTTGAACGTACAATTTCAGTTGCTATTTTTTCTGGTGGTGAATCTGTTATTGTTTCTGGATCATATTCCCAATCACGACTTTCAGACATATCCAAAAGATAATTctagaaaataaacaaatgttaattaaattatttggttGTTCTTATgtggtttaaaataaattacttactCGTATATCAATAACACCATCATCTTTTAATGCAGATACCATAAAAACATCAGAAAAATTTGGCCAATTATCTGCACCAGTTAGTACATCAACAagttcaagtaatttttttttactttttaatttatcaattttatttaatattaatattgaacgTAAATTTGGTGGTAGCTTTTTTAAACAAACCATTAttctttcatcaattttacttgatttaaATGGATGTGATGCATCTTGTACAATACCAACAATATCAcaatttgataatgatttatcaatgtcACATTTAAATGTCGGgttaagtttaaattttttaaaatcatgatTTGTCACAAGACCTGGTGTATctacaaatattaattgtgtATCATCCTCAATATAAATagcatctaattttttttttgttgtatgaaCTTTTGATGACATTCCACAAacctaaaattttttatttaaaatgttgttattgaattattcaagTAGATGTATTTTATGATATACTTACTGGACGACCAACAAGACGATTTATTAATGTACTTTTTCCAACATTTGGCAAACCAAGAATTGCAATTCTCAATGATTTATCAGTGTCTCTTCGTATTTGTTTATGCTCCCAATTTTGTTCAACAATGATGTCATTGGTATTTGACAATGCATGGATATTTTGATTGACATTGTCTGTTATTGttggattaatatttaatgaataatatctAGAAAATCTTGTTTTTATACGAAATATATTTCTTCCAATTGTCATAatcattttgctttttttttatttgattgttaatgatttatttcagttgggttatgttttttatattgttttttttataatcggCACACACGTTTGATAATGCAAGACCACTGgtttattatgattatcaaAATGGCAGAGATTGATGCAGGTGTTACTTTACATCTGTTGATAAGTTAGGACTTTGGAAATTCAGTAGAATTTTAGCTCCCATTTTCCCCTTTCAAGCTgaattacatatttatttgatttattttcattttttattccattcCGAGAATCCCGAGAAtgatgaacaacaacaacaagaacaatCAAAACATGAACATCATAAATCTtcaagaagtaaaaaaaaatttattatctggtGAATTAGTCCGtcaggtaaataaattaacaatatattttattatttaccaagacataatcaattttaataatgttaaagaTAATTGCcgttgaagaaattaaaaatactctaGACTTATCAAATGATCAAATAAGTCGAAGCAAATTGATTGATGACTTGATGAAATTTGACATCACCAGGATACTGTACACAGAAACTTTGGCAACTTCATCAAATGATCTCATGATGTAATTGCTTTGTTACtttttatctacaattttttatgttgatttttcatatattaatttacatttttttccaCAATTTTAGATCAATATTAAATCTTGCTCCAGATTTGTCAgagagtaaatatttttttagcaaagAATTTGTCCAAGAGACAGTGGACATGTTACTGAAAATTGgtttaatgataaatcaatcaaaaagtggcaaaaatgaaaaacaattaagagCATTAAATAGAGCACTCAACACAATTTTATctgggtaaaaaataaatatatattttaatttatttattttataataattatggtttaaataaattataattttagagCTGAAGCTTCGAGACAACAGTTACCAAAAATATGTGACATAATACGTTTGACAAAATacataaatgaattaaatctTGTTGATCATGGATTTACAATATCAGCaacaaaattaacatgtattgttttaaattatggTAACACAATTAAGGATAAAGCTGAATTTAcagaaattgtaaaattatttgaaaaaataacaaatgcatTAATGGAAATAATTGATGTACAAAAAGAATTACCAAATGATACAATTTATCAACGTgctattgaattattattaataatattttataaatcagcAAAAATATGTcgttcatttaaattatctgaatattcagaatatttattaaatataatgtcaacaatatcaacaataatcatgaaaaatatatcattttatattaaaacattagaaataacaacaaatatatctaaaaaaatattagaaaattatattaattgtctttgtcaaatttataaatttgaatttgatgGAATTGCTGAATTTTCAGAGGATTTAGCAACACAAGgatatttaaaacattttgttaaatttataccattatcaaaaaatgaatttaaatataaaattggatatttattatcaagattattaattgaattatcaattaaacatttatcTGCTGATAAATGGATTGGTggtattgatgaatttaaaaaatttattaatcaatcaatcacATCATCTGATGATTTAACATCACGTGATACATTGATGcttcttatattttttcacaaaagTGCAACTGGAGAGTGAGTTTGTTTAAAgcataattaattgtttgatatttattaatttgtttatttattttgtcaaatagAAACAGTGTTGAATTTGATTTGAGTGATACTATTGACATGATTGATCATTTTGACAAGCAGCCTGTTGTCCAGCCAACATTGTTAAAAGCCATCTGGATGCTGTTTGCTgtaagaattaaattttattttgttatttttaattgtttaaataattaacttgatgatgataatgttgttgttggttttttttcagGAATTATCATTTGTCAGTACAACTGATGAagtaagaaatttaaaaacaaattcatcgttattaaagttaattaaaatgacaaataaatatggaattgaaaattgttattatcataattcgacaattatctatttt includes:
- the LOC122859736 gene encoding zinc finger protein 492-like, producing the protein MCKICDTIYPRMDKCQVHIWGHFDMKPYKCNKCNFNTLTVTNIRSHIHVTCDICKRKFYSKGRLRVHILTHNKDKNLICKYCSQHFTTIEAVSKHYDSVHSHDYTLHFDAQYKCHLCTNVYKSSHILKEHILKHQGIRKYKCDVCDKSFAQQSHLAAHKAVHSDKRFICPGCEKAFNRQDNMKSHTKKLRSEIY
- the LOC122859190 gene encoding sulfotransferase 1E1-like, which codes for MDLSPKVKLLDAKKTREMLKVFKGERTGWVKVGDKEWFFPYKYLEQGKNFYNFKARSDDTWVLSYPRSGTTWTQELVWLIANNLDFDTAGNVLLAERFPFLEFSMFNHPELTDEFLKLNENDEDKKNLIRKIAEPGYEVLENISSPRFIKSHFPFSLLPGILNVGCKIVYVARNPKDVAVSWYHLNRSIKTQGYQGNFEEFWNYFQDNLTPWSPYWEHLKEAWSKRHNPNMLFMFYEEMQDDFPSTIRKVSNFLGKNYTNDQINKLTSYLNINNFRNNQMVNSSELRDCGIIEPDSFVRNGKSGTWIKTFSDELEKQADKWIEKNLCDTDLYFPLLNNNNL
- the LOC122859189 gene encoding GTPase Era, mitochondrial, which produces MIMTIGRNIFRIKTRFSRYYSLNINPTITDNVNQNIHALSNTNDIIVEQNWEHKQIRRDTDKSLRIAILGLPNVGKSTLINRLVGRPVCGMSSKVHTTKKKLDAIYIEDDTQLIFVDTPGLVTNHDFKKFKLNPTFKCDIDKSLSNCDIVGIVQDASHPFKSSKIDERIMVCLKKLPPNLRSILILNKIDKLKSKKKLLELVDVLTGADNWPNFSDVFMVSALKDDGVIDIRNYLLDMSESRDWEYDPETITDSPPEKIATEIVRSKFMDALPEELPYSVGVGIEHFGTLPDGSMSIVVAVKCPTDRISKIVMGKHGARVKIVAIQAEQELSQVFKTTVRLKIAIKFSDKNELC
- the LOC122859737 gene encoding uncharacterized protein LOC122859737, with amino-acid sequence MMNNNNKNNQNMNIINLQEVKKNLLSGELVRQIIAVEEIKNTLDLSNDQISRSKLIDDLMKFDITRILYTETLATSSNDLMISILNLAPDLSESKYFFSKEFVQETVDMLLKIGLMINQSKSGKNEKQLRALNRALNTILSGAEASRQQLPKICDIIRLTKYINELNLVDHGFTISATKLTCIVLNYGNTIKDKAEFTEIVKLFEKITNALMEIIDVQKELPNDTIYQRAIELLLIIFYKSAKICHISALSVHVCRDKILHILLNIIEVHPDKLIVDKSFKEIKELLQLESRKEKTREIIWHKLSNVLMSYTKENENNIKTYLKLVNDLPYKKFSKELLFRFVGIFVDNKKTIQQLFHQANLLDNDDKLSNVCFECLKQIFLNQIVFDEECNDPVIFPLMDIFYSLRNNSTANSAMPSYCWTNIFNCLSEILEFLKRKEYINTLKSCLDYSGNYNLKSMTG